Genomic window (Oryzias latipes chromosome 17, ASM223467v1):
ttctgcagagcggcagtagttcgcTAGTAATTTGCTTCCAAGTTGCTGACGGGGAGCAAGCCCGCCCCACCTTCCCCTCCGTGTTGCTGAGAGccttctgtttacacgctctcccactagcacacaacccctcacaacccccaacctaacattagcggtgcaacaaaaatggggagcaatattggtgctatccagccgtacagttttgatccagattccagctcagacgaggaaaacaaagacgtacatggatccgtttgtctgcaagtggaagcatcggaatggagcagagcagggaggtttatttatgtcacaaatgaactcagaaatgcaattttaagcttaattttctaaatatatatgtcctccatcatgtaaaaaaatcccacaatgttaaaaacaccaaagaaccCAATattcctcagagtgggtctttaaagcagaCGTATTGTTAAAATAGGGACTTTCACATCAAATTGTAACAGATTTCCCCAATTAAAgttgctttattttcttcagagattttaacatttattcaGATAGACGAAAAAACCCTGAACTGCGTTTTTGTGTCCTGACTTCACTTTCAGGTTGATTAACGTGAATATGACACCCAGAGTTTAAATGCTCTTCTGATCGTCTGCTCTGAATTGCTTTAAACTGCTGTCCATCCGTGTTTTCCACCACCAGGTGGGCGTGGCCGCATGCCAGCTGTCCCGCGCTCTGGGCCTCAGGGTTCTGGGAACGGCAGGGACACCTGAAGGAATGAAACTGGCTCTCAGCAACGGAGCTCACCTTATTTtcaaccacagagaggagggcTATACGGACAAAATCATGGTATCCAgtcataaaaccaaaaaaaaaaaagatttggacTATCGAGAAGTTGCTGGGTGGATTTGATGTTTGTCCATTGCAGGAGGCCACAGGCGGTGCTGGTGTAGATATCATAGTGGAGATGCTGTCCAATGTGAACCTCAGCAAAGACCTTCAGATGATGGCCTTTGGAGGACGTGTTACCGTCAGTATGAGTCCAGCATCTGTTCCTATAGGTGTTCACAGTCAATCTGTGGAGTTTACCTTTTCTCGGCAGGTGGTCGGCGCCAGAGGCTCCATAGAGATCAACCCTCGAGATACCATGGCCAAAGAGAGCAGCATCATGGGAGTGGCCCTTTTCTGCGCCACACAGGTAACCGTGCTGATGCATCGGAATGCACCACTTCAAGTGACCTTTCATCGCGCTTTTCCCCCTAAAGGTGGGGCTGAGAATGAACCcctaaagaaatgaaaacataaagatttttcgtggattttttttatcgcaggaattactttttattacagCTGCATTTTAGTAGATTAAAAGGAATTAAACCTGTTGATTTACTTCAATAGTGCAGTTAAAAACTGTATTTGCAGTTAactggaatagaatagaataaaaactttattgatccctcaAAGAGAAATTATCTTGTTACCGTAGCTCTACTAAAGCAGCAGATAGatcataaataacaataaaagtacacttaaaaaataaataacaacaatTATTATCCAGTATCTAATAGCTGATGGGAAGAAAGATCTGTGAAATCGCTCCTTGGTGTTAAAGTATCTGCCTGAAGGAGTTCCTCAGTGCATCCAGTCTCAtgcagaggaggatgaggaagaggaaTTGTCCTGATCCACAGAGACGTGGCCTccagttcgcgcctacagcccctctgaccatcaccgggacattcatgcacattcacacaccagtggagccacacggGAGGCttggagggtgaagtgtctggTGTCCAAggtcacaacaacagttgactaGGGGGGGAAAGGGGGGATCGAACCTTCGATCCTCCGATCTGCTCAACCATCTGAGCCTATGCAATGAATCGTATATCAGTTTTTATCTTGGATACTAAAATAGATAAAcgtcaaagcagagaaaaggtGAAGTTTCTGAACTTCAGGTCTGCTTTGATCATTTAAAGGCCATCATTTTTCATTTCCATGAGCAAACATGCAGGACTTTAACATTTTgtaacataatttaaaaaaaaagctgaattcctcatttcagaaacatgaatgttgtcagagttaaataaaagttcaacAAAAGTGTTGTTGATGAGGTTGACTGTCAGTTCCTGTTTCTTACTCTGGTTTTCCTCCTCTTTGTTTCtcaggaggagaagaaggagtGTGCAGCGCTGCTCTATGCTGGGATGGAGGCTGGTTGGCTGCGTCCCGTCGTTGGTTCCCATTACCCTCTGGAAAAGGCAGCTCAGGCCCAACATGACATCATCGAGTCTCCTGGGGCTTCTGGGAAAATTGTCCTGACCATTTAATGACGAGCTggaatttttcttctttgcaacAAAACACAAGGAAACATCTCATTATTGAAGATACTTAAGTTAATCATACGTGATATATTAACATTACGCACGTAGATCAAGCACCAtactatttacatttttaaaagataaaaactttgacacttaaaaaaacttttttagatacaaaaatctttttttttataatatgtatgtgattttttttgtcttctctacATCCAGTCTGGTTTCAGCTCAAAGTTTTGTGAAATGAGTTGATTCacctataaaataaaaaataaaataaataaacttggaaaaaaaatgaattcatttgCCTCACAGTCATTTGAGTTTAGCTTCAGAATTAACTTTCGAGGGTCATTCCTGAGTCATACGTTGCACCTGTGCTTCTCAGGTAACTGCTCCTcttactgagcatgctcagctGTCTCCTTGGTAACCTGAGTTGGACGTCCCTTTTATCCGGTACATGCGGCCCTCCTGCAGCTGTCCGAAAATGATTATGCTTTAAATTGTATTCACTTTTCCGAGTgaaacatcatttttatggaTTAGGATGTGATTGGAGTGTACCAAGTCTCTTAAAAAGGGGTGGATATTCAACAGGTAAGCACTATGCTTTTTAGCTTTGAAATTCCATCTGATGAGGAAGAGAGTGCTAAGTTTTTGTTATCAAAATAGCCTCCATGGATCTTAAAGATCCAGATTTATTTATCCTGATATGATTTTTTATCTGGACTTCtctttaaataaacattataTTAAGTTAGTTCTGTCTTGACTTTCCGATGCTCACTTTTGGTCAAATGGAAAACCTTCATCCTGAAGCAACAGTTTTCATCCTCACTtcctccttaacccttgtgctatcctatgaccccacccttacattgacgtgttctccctaccatgacaaatgtggataaaggtggaaagatttcatgtaatccatggacaccagtgaagatcacaaatcattgaagaaaaaggttcagctcactgtctagtgggtctagatgacccaactcccaatgttaaagtgcctaagatagcacaagggttacatccaTGGCTTTCTGTGCAGTTTAGGGTTCAtctaatgttttgtttgtgtttggaaatatattgatcatttttttaaagaaatatttttatattttagatcTTCTCTCATCTTTGATGAAGCACTGAAGGTCACTAGGCTGCTTTGATACCAGAAGAGAAACAGCTTTTCTTAAGGAAAAACGCTGCCCAGACTGAGAAAACctttacaaatgatttttttttaaaaaaagatgttaatTTAATGCAAATGGGGCTTAATATCAAGAGAAATCCTTCCGTTAAATTCATTCTTTTCCATTTCTAttgcaaatatattttaatttactttggTTCCCCTTAATTTACAGCTTTTTTCTCATCTATGAGtcgtgttttttcatttttatatagttataaaatgatttcacaatgtctcttttatttcactttttaaatgattCGTCACTTTGCACTCTGAAGGGGTaagttctgtgtttttatgcGGGTGACAAAGCAGCACTTCTGTCAACTCTGGATTATCTTACTAtgcctttttgtttaaataagtgACTTTTGGGTTCTGGGACATTACAGTGAACTTTAACCAGGACTAACTAGCAACAGTCTTACTGGGTTGAATACATTGATTTACatgtgtaacttttttttttttttggcaaaagaaCAAACGTGGACACAATCTTGGtgatatttgttcatttctcAAATGACGCATGTTTGTTTAGTGAATTCAGATGTCAACTCAGTGGCCTGTGAGATCAAACCAAATATTAAAAATCTGACCTAAATGCCACGATTGGCTTGGATTGGGGGGTTTAAACCACCAAAAAGTTCCCGAGCACAGCAgtgactgcagctcaccactccccacaggatgggtcaaatgtggagaacaaatttcacacacccagATGTGTGACAACTAACTGGACTTTAATTTGGAGTCATCAGCACGTGAGACTCCAAGAAGCAATAATGACTTTGTTGACGGTACCATTCAGAAAAGAACAGAATCACTGTGTTTTATTGAATTTGCTGGGGGGAAAATTCCCCCCAAATTTGAGATAGATCCTGAACTGATCTGagctggtttttaaaaaaaatttattaaaaattagataaagggggcggccgtggtgcagcggtagggcggttgacccatgATCACAAGATTGCAGGTCCtattcccgccttgcatgcccatgagtcaaagtgtccttgggcaagacattgaaccccaccttgcctctggtgggaggctgGCGCCAGCACTCagcagcggagctgccatcagtgtgtgaatgtgtgtgtgaatgggtgactgggtctgtgactgtaaagcgctttgggcatTCAAAAGAAGGAAGTAAAGCGCTTTATAAGTATACGCTTTTTACTATTTACCATAAAGCTGAGAACAATaaagaaaagcaacattttgaTCTAGTTTAAATCTAAAAGCAGTGCACGATGCAAAACTGCAGAATAAATCAGATACACTTGAAGTTGCGGATGACAGACTGATCGATGATGAGTCCAAACTTCTTTAATTTTGGTCGTTTTACTTGTGCTTTGAGACATGATTCTTATTGGTTTCTTGATAGATGTTCTTCAAGTTTCCACACTTTTTAAATCTCTCCAGGTCGGCCtctaattttaaatgaaacaattcTATtgggtgtaacccttgtgctatcctaggcactttaacattgggagttgggtcatctagacccactagacagtgtgctgaaccatttttcttcaatgatttgtgatcttcactggtgtccatggattacatgaaatctttccacctttatccacctttgtcatgctagggagaacacatctatgtaagggtggggtcatctaagatagcacaagggttaaataaaaagtgatGTTTAGCCAAGTTTgaatattttccttttccacTTTAAAGAGCATTGTTGTGTAGAAGTATTATAATCCTGGATTATCCGCATCCTTTTAAAATATGGGCAAACCATCttatgtgtttttggtgctttctttgtttcaaaaataaaaactctcacTGTCAGATTTCTGCTTCACTTGCAGAACTTTGCATTGAATGAAACTTATGATAAATACTTCCTGGGGATTGTTTAAGTCCCATCTGACAGAAGAATTTGCTTCCAACATCTGTGAAGCTCTGAAAGCAGGACACAGgtgctaaaacaataaaagagccCACGTTCCTCACCAAAATACATGGAAAAGTGTTGAATTAATGCCGATTCTGCAAGTTGAAGTTGTTTTTACGAGTGATGCGGTCTGTGAGATATATGTGCtctttttttgagcttttgagaTAAAAAGCTGCAGTGTTGAAGTTTGAGGTCACAATGAGAGGTTTAGTTCGAGGAAACTGTGGTGTTTCGCGCAGATGTTGATCAAAAACAGCAAGATCTTAGCAAAACTGCAGCTCTTAGCAAAAGATCTGCAGTAGAAACAGGATAGGCCTCATGCTGCTCCAATGTCTGGCTGCATCCTACTGGGACAGCCTTTGCCTCCCATGACGAcacctcacaaacacacatgcgtGTTTGTGTTAGCAACACATGCAGCATTTTGTGTCCACATTGAAACAACGTTGTTatggatgactttttttttcccatgaaaatgttttttaagcttgacaattttatgtttggacttaaaactgtgtttttcaggACGAGCATGTGCATAACATAAGGCTCCGTCAGGTTCCAGCCTTGTGGAAGAGATGCCACCTCACGACATGTTACCTCCCCAAAACACAACATGACCAGTGAGGAtcccacaacccccccccccccgagatTGTTATAGTCTGTTGATGtacaaagaaatacaagaaaatgtgaataattatgtttttgttcctAGGAATTCTGCTGATGTTGCTGCTGCCAGTCATTAGAGCTCAGAGTGTTTCTTCTGGACCAGCGTGCCCCGTTTCCTGTGTGGTTTGTTCTGAAGATGCAGTCATCTGTCAAAGACTTGCTCAGATTATTGGTGAGAGGAGGCTCATATCCTTAGTTACCAAAGTCCAGCAGTGATTTGATtgcaaaaaacatgaaaaacctaCTTGAGGTTTATCACTGTCTGGTGTGTTTCAGGGAAATGCTTAATGAAATACTTCCAATCattgtttttgagatttttctgTGAGAATTTGCGCTCATCTTTTGTATCTTTTTGAGATTATGAGGCAACAAGTTGCTTTATGGGTACTTAAGGGGAAATCAAGTTCTTCCACAACACTCACTTAGCGCAGTGGGACAGTCCTGctggaacaatttttttttttttttttttcccccacctcTGCTTCTCCATACCAGTGAGGTATCCTGTGTTCCTTTGTTTGCATGGATAACTGATGTGGTCCTGCTGTTTGTGGGATCAGATGCTCCAGATTCCACCCAGGCTCTGCTGCTAACGGAGGGCTCCATCTCCACCGTCCAGCCTGCCTCACTGTCTGAGCTCAGCAACGTTACAGTGTTAGGTGAGAACAAATCATGTGCATATATGCAGCTTTGGCCCCGTTAAACCCACTACATTCAAGAAATTGACATAAAAGTCAAAATATCTTGAAAGTATGTTGATTTTTAAACCCAGTTTGGAAATCCATAATGTTTGCAACCTCATTTGTTTACAAGACATAGATAGCATCACTTTGCAGTGAACACAGTTTTGTTCACAACAATGTGAATTTAAGATGTAAACGTGTGTTTAGGAAAAAAGCACCCCGTCTTAAATGTGGTCCACACATTTTGAACATAGTGTACCGTAttataaagaattttttttagcaaatttaGTATTCTTTCAACACAACAAGTTGTAACAAACACtacttaatttaaataatgtatGTTATCAAAAGTTCTTTTGGGTTTCTTCAAATACTGTTTAAACAGCATCAAATAATAATGCAAAACAGAAATAaccttttaattttcttaagtcccaagtttcctttttttcttctcttttttcacaGGCGCGCGCTCATACTAGAGTCAATGAAATGGCCCCGTGGACGCGCATCGCGAATGTGTCCAAATCGGCCTCAGTCCAGTATTCCGAACAAAAGacgccccccccaaaaaaaataaactggtataccagtaaaaaatatatgtgtATGGGtacccaagaaaaaaaaaagtgtcgaTTTCAACAGCTagtctctttctgtttttttggaatGCGCCCACTCACGGGATCGCGCACGTCACTCCACTCTGTCTGTCGAAAACTCTCCGGTTTCTGTTCCCCCGTCACTCATTTGGACTCCACAGCATGTTTGCTGGGATAAATCCGGCAGGCAAGGAATATTTGGAGTCTTTGGTCATGGAAGAAGAGCACGGCGGCAGCTGTCAGCGCGTCTTTCACCTTCCTTCTCCTTCCCTCCTTTGCGCACCAGGCTGTTCCGACCCCATTTAATAACCATGGGGCGTGACTGTCGTGCGCCAGGTGAACCGTccataacataaataaataaacccacGAAAATCGTACAAAGACCACATCCAAAAATGACAGTGGATAACATAtatttcttcacaaaaaacacGTTTGTCCCCTCAGACATAAACACAGGTAGaactaatgtttctttttttcagtgtcaTAATGTGACCCCGTCATGAAGTAgtcatttaaaacatgaacaatAGATAAGCTATTCTCCCCATACAGTTTTGAAGCTAAACTTTTCTTGTGCacgtggagcagtggttagtgctgaggcccctggttcaagtctcggctgggggacctgaaccagaacaccagtttacattttaaatcaatcaaactttattaaaaaaataaaataaaataaaacgatgGATTGCCCAAAaaatgttctccctgtgcatgtggcACTCCGGCTTCCCCTCATcatccaaaaacatacttcataggttgattAGTTACTCCAATTTGTCCctaaatgtgagtgtgcatgggagGTTGTTGCTCTGCAATAGAccagactgtccagggtgtcccctgccttcgcccacaagtggcaggGATAGACTTCGGtacccccgtgaccccgaaagggacaaaaacggcTTAGAAGGGGAATGAATGAGCGGAACTTTTCCCACCAAAAGCAGCCATGTTGAAATGAGCCTTCTACTGCCTCCAGCTAAATGATGAtgcactacagggcagaaaacatggaccaaattCTATACAAGTGGTTTTT
Coding sequences:
- the cryz gene encoding quinone oxidoreductase isoform X1, with translation MSGSRLMRAIRVSEFGGPAVLKLCSDVPVPVPGPRQVLIHVRACGVNPVETYIRSGGHGRKPTLPYTPGTDVAGVVEAVGDGVTAVKAGDRVFTTATVSGGYAEFTVAAEDCVHWLPDALDFPQGSAIGIPYFTAYRALVHKARAKAGETVLIHGASGGVGVAACQLSRALGLRVLGTAGTPEGMKLALSNGAHLIFNHREEGYTDKIMEATGGAGVDIIVEMLSNVNLSKDLQMMAFGGRVTVSMSPASVPIGVHSQSVEFTFSRQVVGARGSIEINPRDTMAKESSIMGVALFCATQEEKKECAALLYAGMEAGWLRPVVGSHYPLEKAAQAQHDIIESPGASGKIVLTI
- the cryz gene encoding quinone oxidoreductase isoform X2, with protein sequence MSGSRLMRAIRVSEFGGPAVLKLCSDVPVPVPGPRQVLIHVRACGVNPVETYIRSGGHGRKPTLPYTPGTDVAGVVEAVGDGVTAVKAGDRVFTTATVSGGYAEFTVAAEDCVHWLPDALDFPQGSAIGIPYFTAYRALVHKARAKAGETVLIHGASGGVGVAACQLSRALGLRVLGTAGTPEGMKLALSNGAHLIFNHREEGYTDKIMEATGGAGVDIIVEMLSNVNLSKDLQMMAFGGRVTVVGARGSIEINPRDTMAKESSIMGVALFCATQEEKKECAALLYAGMEAGWLRPVVGSHYPLEKAAQAQHDIIESPGASGKIVLTI